Below is a genomic region from Methanothermobacter tenebrarum.
GCATTGGCAAAATAAACTACCAAAGCCTAATCTACGCCTACAGCAGGATAATAAACTTCTACAACACCAACGGAAGATTACCAAGTTCTGTGACAATAAAAAGTGTGAAAGTAGCATCGTCGGCTATTGGGGGGAATACTCCAAAGGGTAAAATGCCAGATGATGTGAAAAAACTGATACTCAATGATAACTCTATAGCAGGGAATGTTTTAAAGAGTGCTGGTAGTATAATCACTTTTATAGATGAGAAAGGTGAGGTTCCAGGAAGTGTGAAACTCTCCGATACTCTCACAGTTACTAAGGCCCAGTTTCTGTACCTTACAAGTCATATGATACCATATTTGAATGACCTTACAGATGCTAGTAGAGCAGCGCAGGCAGCGGCGAATTATAACAAGTTCTTGGAGGAGCTTAAGACCATGGCCCAAAAGGGTGTGAACCCGGCGCCAAACCCTTTAAATGGTGTCGCTGCGGGTGAATTGACAAAGGCCGATTATGTTGATTTGGCTAAGAGGGTGGAAAGTTTCATCAAAGCCTATGGTCGCCTGCCGAATTCAGTTACTAGTCCAATAGGGAAATTAGGATGCGATTTCTTGATCCTAGAATTTTCGAAGATTCTAAATTCGTATAAAGTGAATGGGACATTACCAGCCAGTGTTGAAACCTATTCTGACATTTTCAAGTTTAAGACGCCGATTATAGCAGGTTATCTAGGCGCATATAATATTCAGGTGACTAAAGATTATGTGAAGGCTACTGGAAGGTGCAGTTGTGGATCAAGGGATTATTCCAATTATTATACAAGTGCATTTGTTAATTATTGCCCATGCTGTGGCAGGTATGGGACATTAGCCTTCGAACAAGGAGGACCAGTAGATGGTAATTACGAGGGTATGTGGTATTGTACCCATTGTGACGCTGATTACTGCCTAGTATGTGGAAAATTGCATGTCAGTGGAAGTAAGGTATATCTAACACGATATACCATGCAAGGTGGTGGGGTAAACAGTGGCTCGAATATAATTACATTGAAGTTTAATTATAAGATTTTCAGGATTTTCCAGGATTCCTATGCATACAAGGATTTATATACGAAGGTGAGCGACTCTTATACAACAGTTAAATACTCTAGTGGGACCCTCTTCAGATTCTTTTAAATCCTCTTTTTTTCTTTTGATATTCCCCAGGGGGGTTCAAAAAGTTTTAATAATCCCGCCAGGATTTGGTTGTTGATAATGGCAAGTTTTGAATAATCTGAAGAGCACCCTAAGATCACAAAAGGTGGTTGCCTGTACATTCTTTAGTTTTTTCCTTGGTTGTCACAATTTGAAAATTGCATGTTTTGGGGGGGTTGTGCGAGGGTTTAGATGATAATATTCTTTTTCATTATCTCCACATCATCTTTTATGAATTCTAGGAGACTTTTTTTGCCTTCTATTTTTTCTTTGGAGTGGCTTGTAAGTTTTTCAGATCTTTTAGGTAAAGTTGTGGTGTTTTTGTCTGTGATGATCATTGCAGAACCAATTTTTTCGAGTATAGTTTTATATAGTTGCTCCTTTTTTTCAAGTTTTTTTATGCGCATATATTTTGTCGTGTCATCGTAGATATCATCAGATGATGATTTGCATGCGAGGCCGCGTCCTCATCTATTGACTCCTTCATTTTCATGCTTTGCCTGTCTTATATACTCCCTTGGGATGTTTTTAGTAAACCGCAATCTTTTACTGCTGGGGAGCGCTTCACTTATCTCCCTATAATATTTTCCTTTTTCACTTTTTCTGTGTGCTTCCCAAGAGGGTTAATGTCCTTGAAAATGAAATCTTCACCGTCATTTACGCCCTGAAGAATTGTCACGCAATTACCTAAATGCTCAAATAGCTCCTATAACGGTTTATTTCTTCCTTCATTATATTTAGGTTAATAATGGAATTCACAGCCATTTTAAGCTCTCGAGGATCAAATGGCTTATTCATATGGATATACCAGATGAATCACTGCAACTAAGTTTTGCTACAACAGCAATAAGCAATTGAAATATCCCCCTTGCAATGAAAGGAGGGGGTAATGCCAGTGTTTATTGCGCATCCGCTTGCTTTGACTTCCTAACAATCCTGCCAAAATACCGATCACGAAGATGTATGTTCAATGATCGTGTGGGGGGGTTTTAAGAAAATTAGTGTGGGAAATTATATGCTCTTTTCGAGAAGGATTGAAAGCATCCTATGATGGGAAGTATCCTCATTGGATCATGCTTCATCTGAAAGTATGGTTATATATTTTTTTGTTGTATTGAGGCTATGGCAGCCATTTCTGTTAATATGGCCCCAACAGAGTATGCGGATCTTAAACCTGAAAGGAAAAAGAGAGCATCAGGGCCTTGGAGTATATATGCTTGCAGGATCTCGGACGGTACAATTGCATATAATATTGCGCCTCCTGTTGCGATGCCAAGGACCATGCCAACATTTCTTATTGTCGCGAGGACTCCTGAGGCTATGCCCAGATAGGGTCTGGGGGCGCTGCCCATAACCGCGCTATTGTTAGGTGACTGGAATATGCCTGTCCCTATGCCGAATAGGGCCATTCTCCACATGATATCCATTTGAGTCGTATGGGATGGTAAAGTAGCCATGAGGAAAAGTGCCAATGCACATGTTCCCGCGCCGAGAGATGCTAGTATCCTTGTACCTATTTTGTCTGATAAGTATCCGCTGAATGGTGCGACTATCATGGTTGCTAGTGGAAATGATGTCATGACTATGCCTATCTTATCTGCCGGGTAATGTAGGATCCTTTGCATGTAAAATGGTGTGAGAAATACCATAACATATTGTGACATGAAATTTAATAGTGCGCCTAGATTTGCAAGGGTAAAAGTCCTGTTATTGAAGAGTTCCAAGTTTAACATTGGTTGAGAAACGCGAGTCTCAATGTATAGGAAGGTCATAGCGCTTAAAACACCCAATATGAGGAATATCACATTTTGAGGGTTTAATCCGGTTGTCTGGGCTACATTGACGAAATATAATAATGAGAATAGGCTTATAAATGCTGTTATGGCCCCTAGAATGTCTATTTCTCCCTGTCGACCCTTCAATTCTTGTATAAATTTCCAAGTGAGGATTATGCCAAGTAAACCTATGGGACATTTATAAGGAATGCTGAACGCCAACCCCAAAGTGATGTTACAAAACCTCCAAGGGATGGTCCTATAGCCAGTCCTGCAGAAATGCTTATAGCATTAATTCCGAGTGCCTTGCCGCGTTCGGTAGGTGGGAGAGAACCTGTGATTATCGCATAAGGTACCGACATCATCATACCCGCGGCAATTCCTTGCAGCGCCCTTGCAAGTATAAGATGATACACAGTAGGTGAAAATGCGCAAAAAAGAGATGTTAGGATAAAACCTGCAAGCCCCCAAATGTAAACTTTCTTGTAGCCGATTATGTCACCCAGTCGACCATAAAATAATAAGACTGCTAATAATCAGAAGATATATCATAGGAACCCATGGACTATAGAGATTGTCGTGCGAAATGAATGGGCTATAACTGGAAGTATCGTATTGACTATACTGGCATCAATGGGCCCCATTATACTCCCAATCATGACAGTTGCCAATACAAGGTAGCGTAGCCTATAATCATCCAATATTATCCCCCCATGTTTGTCAACATCCTAGCATGCCTAATGTCTATTATCATTTTATATGATTGCCTTTGTAGAGATGGTAAACTCCCCCACATTTTTCTCTATTTTTTGGAATAGTTTAAAAGCGTGTTCTGGATGTTCATTGAGGTTCTGTCAAGTTCATAATTTGCGATTGTTATGCATTGTTCGGCCATTAAAGAAAGCTTGGAGACGCTGACAATATCCTCTGCGAATCGAAGTATTATTTTTTCGTCTTCCTTTTTGACTCCAACATGGTCTCCTAGGACAAATAATGGGTTCTCCATTTTATATGATATCTTCCTTATGTCTTCTCCATCCTCTCTCATATAATATATGTGGTAGGAGTTGGAGAGATCCTCTAACAATCCTCTAAGACCCTTTTTTGAAATGAATATTCCAGAGTTCGTCTCGGTCCATCCTTCTCCTGCTTTAAACTTTAAAGCTTTTCTTATAAGTCCTGCTATACTCCGCTCATCAGGTGACATCCTCCTAACCTCATCACTTT
It encodes:
- a CDS encoding pseudomurein-binding repeat-containing protein, with translation IGKINYQSLIYAYSRIINFYNTNGRLPSSVTIKSVKVASSAIGGNTPKGKMPDDVKKLILNDNSIAGNVLKSAGSIITFIDEKGEVPGSVKLSDTLTVTKAQFLYLTSHMIPYLNDLTDASRAAQAAANYNKFLEELKTMAQKGVNPAPNPLNGVAAGELTKADYVDLAKRVESFIKAYGRLPNSVTSPIGKLGCDFLILEFSKILNSYKVNGTLPASVETYSDIFKFKTPIIAGYLGAYNIQVTKDYVKATGRCSCGSRDYSNYYTSAFVNYCPCCGRYGTLAFEQGGPVDGNYEGMWYCTHCDADYCLVCGKLHVSGSKVYLTRYTMQGGGVNSGSNIITLKFNYKIFRIFQDSYAYKDLYTKVSDSYTTVKYSSGTLFRFF
- a CDS encoding MFS transporter, which codes for MKGRQGEIDILGAITAFISLFSLLYFVNVAQTTGLNPQNVIFLILGVLSAMTFLYIETRVSQPMLNLELFNNRTFTLANLGALLNFMSQYVMVFLTPFYMQRILHYPADKIGIVMTSFPLATMIVAPFSGYLSDKIGTRILASLGAGTCALALFLMATLPSHTTQMDIMWRMALFGIGTGIFQSPNNSAVMGSAPRPYLGIASGVLATIRNVGMVLGIATGGAILYAIVPSEILQAYILQGPDALFFLSGLRSAYSVGAILTEMAAIASIQQKNI
- the trmY gene encoding tRNA (pseudouridine(54)-N(1))-methyltransferase TrmY translates to MSFMRGFLVIGNKATTSPFSLKNIPGAGRMDILCRCISQAIFLSHSIRKSLEVYLLLLGDPNPPIVVKIKSDEVRRMSPDERSIAGLIRKALKFKAGEGWTETNSGIFISKKGLRGLLEDLSNSYHIYYMREDGEDIRKISYKMENPLFVLGDHVGVKKEDEKIILRFAEDIVSVSKLSLMAEQCITIANYELDRTSMNIQNTLLNYSKK